The following coding sequences lie in one Streptomyces ortus genomic window:
- a CDS encoding carbohydrate ABC transporter permease produces the protein MTSARRNRKAYGVKGAPYAFLLPATILFALFFALPIGYAIWLSLHKVQVKGLGLGSGARKEVWAGLENYADALTDSELLAGALRVLGYGAVVVPVMLGLALLFALMLDADRVRLAPVTRLAIFLPYAIPGVVAAMLWGFLYLPDVSPFYFVLDRLGLPQPDLLDGGPLYLALSNIAVWGGTGFNMIVIYTSLRAIPAEVHEAAKLDGATPLQTALRIKIPMVVPSLVLTFFFSIIATLQVFSEPTTLRPLTNSVSTTWSPLMKVYQDAFRKGDIHSAAATAVIIALVTLVLSFGFLRAANSRTRQEAAR, from the coding sequence GTGACGAGCGCACGCCGGAACCGGAAGGCGTACGGGGTCAAGGGTGCCCCTTATGCCTTCCTCCTGCCCGCCACGATCCTGTTCGCCCTGTTCTTCGCGCTGCCCATAGGGTACGCGATCTGGCTCAGCCTGCACAAGGTGCAGGTCAAGGGCCTGGGCCTCGGTTCCGGAGCCCGGAAGGAGGTGTGGGCCGGCCTGGAGAACTACGCCGACGCCCTCACCGACTCCGAACTGCTCGCCGGAGCGCTGCGCGTGCTCGGGTACGGCGCCGTCGTCGTCCCGGTGATGCTGGGACTCGCGCTGCTCTTCGCGCTGATGCTCGACGCCGACCGGGTCCGTCTCGCCCCCGTCACCCGGCTCGCGATCTTCCTGCCGTACGCCATCCCCGGTGTCGTCGCAGCGATGCTCTGGGGCTTCCTCTATCTGCCGGACGTCAGCCCCTTCTACTTCGTCCTCGACCGGCTGGGCCTGCCGCAGCCGGACCTGCTGGACGGCGGACCGCTGTACCTCGCGCTGTCCAACATCGCGGTGTGGGGCGGCACCGGCTTCAACATGATCGTCATCTACACCTCGCTGCGGGCCATCCCGGCCGAGGTCCACGAGGCGGCGAAGCTGGACGGCGCCACCCCGCTGCAGACCGCGCTCAGGATCAAGATCCCGATGGTGGTGCCGTCGCTGGTGCTCACCTTCTTCTTCTCGATCATCGCGACGCTCCAGGTGTTCAGCGAGCCGACCACACTCAGGCCCCTCACCAACTCCGTCTCCACCACCTGGAGTCCGCTGATGAAGGTGTACCAGGACGCCTTCCGCAAGGGCGACATCCACTCCGCCGCGGCGACCGCGGTGATCATCGCGCTCGTCACGCTGGTCCTGTCCTTCGGCTTCCTGCGGGCCGCGAACTCCCGTACCAGGCAGGAGGCAGCACGATGA
- a CDS encoding extracellular solute-binding protein yields the protein MPHTKLRRLVTISVAVTLGATALAACGSSDDDSEGDSGPVSLTYWSWTPGMDKVVDLWNDGQGKKDQIKVTVKKQASGDALVTKILTAHKAKKAPDLVQAEYQALPTLVSNDALADIADDVDGVQDKFAEGVWQQTTLGSDAVYAIPQDSGPMMFYYRQDLFKKYGLEVPTTWEEFAETARALKKKAPGTDLTTFSANDSGLFAGLAQQAGAKWWTTEGDKWKVGIDDAASRKVADFWGGLVKEGAIDNQPMYTPAWNKALNTGKQIAWVSAVWAPGTLTTAAPDTKGKWAMAPLPQWSASDDVTGSWGGSSTAVTTDSGHRSAAAKFATWLNTDPEALTALAKEGGIYPAATTAQTSDAFAEPPAYFSNQPDFYTRAADIAKTTAPSAWGPNVNVAYTTFNDAFGKAAKNKSDFGAALAQMQDDTVADLEKQGFEVAE from the coding sequence ATGCCACACACGAAGCTGCGCCGCCTCGTGACCATCTCGGTCGCCGTCACCCTCGGTGCCACCGCGCTCGCCGCCTGCGGGTCCTCCGACGACGACAGCGAGGGGGACTCGGGGCCGGTCTCGCTGACGTACTGGTCCTGGACGCCGGGCATGGACAAGGTCGTCGACCTGTGGAACGACGGCCAGGGCAAGAAGGACCAGATCAAGGTCACGGTCAAGAAGCAGGCGTCCGGCGACGCACTGGTCACCAAGATCCTCACCGCGCACAAGGCCAAGAAGGCCCCGGACCTGGTCCAGGCCGAGTACCAGGCCCTGCCCACACTGGTCAGCAATGACGCGCTCGCCGACATAGCCGATGACGTGGACGGCGTGCAGGACAAGTTCGCCGAGGGCGTCTGGCAGCAGACCACGCTGGGCTCGGACGCGGTGTACGCGATCCCGCAGGACTCCGGGCCGATGATGTTCTACTACCGCCAGGACCTCTTCAAGAAGTACGGCCTCGAAGTCCCCACGACGTGGGAGGAGTTCGCCGAGACCGCCCGCGCGCTGAAGAAGAAGGCGCCCGGGACGGACCTGACCACGTTCTCCGCCAACGACTCCGGGCTGTTCGCCGGTCTCGCACAGCAGGCCGGCGCCAAGTGGTGGACCACCGAGGGCGACAAGTGGAAGGTCGGCATCGACGACGCGGCCTCGCGGAAGGTCGCCGACTTCTGGGGCGGTCTCGTCAAGGAGGGCGCGATCGACAACCAGCCGATGTACACCCCCGCCTGGAACAAGGCCCTGAACACCGGCAAGCAGATCGCCTGGGTGAGCGCGGTCTGGGCGCCCGGCACCCTGACCACCGCCGCGCCCGACACCAAGGGCAAGTGGGCGATGGCCCCGCTGCCGCAGTGGTCCGCCTCCGACGACGTCACCGGCAGCTGGGGCGGTTCGTCCACGGCCGTCACCACGGACTCCGGCCACAGGTCGGCCGCCGCGAAGTTCGCCACCTGGCTGAACACGGACCCCGAGGCGCTGACCGCGCTGGCCAAGGAGGGCGGCATCTACCCGGCCGCCACCACCGCGCAGACCAGTGACGCCTTCGCCGAGCCGCCGGCGTACTTCTCGAACCAGCCGGACTTCTACACGCGGGCAGCCGACATCGCGAAGACCACCGCCCCCTCTGCCTGGGGCCCGAACGTGAACGTCGCGTACACCACGTTCAACGACGCCTTCGGCAAGGCCGCCAAGAACAAGTCGGACTTCGGCGCGGCCCTGGCGCAGATGCAGGACGACACCGTCGCCGACCTCGAGAAGCAGGGCTTCGAGGTCGCGGAGTGA
- a CDS encoding beta-galactosidase — MPESIPESKPETTPKGLARLAFGGDYNPEQWPESVWPEDVRLMREAGVTMVSVGIFSWALLEPSPGTYDFGWLDRVLDLLHENGIRVDLGTPTVAPPAWFYRAHPEALPVAADGTRYEFGSRGAICHSNPHYRAAAANITERLAQRYAAHPALALWHVHNEYGVPVSACYCENCAAHFRRWLTEAYGTAGPDGAVAAIDAVNEAWGTAFWGQRYADLDQINPPRRAPTVGNPGQALDYKRFADATMRENFVAERDILHRLAPGIPVTTNFMTALSQCDSVDYWAWGREVDLVSNDHYLITDGRRTHVNLAMAADLTRSVAGGAPWLLLEHSTSGVNWQTRNPAKAPGQMARNSLAHVARGSEGAMFFQWRQSRRGAEKFHSSMLPHAGTDSRVWREVVELGAAVDALSAVRGTRTVAEAAVLWDWHSWWAQNLAWRPSEDHDPRERADAFYEALYDRHLTVDFAHPEADLSAYPLAVVPALYLMTEAAGQNLRRYVEGGGTLVVSYFSGIVDEHDAVHDGAYPGPLRDVLGLTVEEFSPLLAGDVVRLTGPDGSELAGDVWSEFIVPRGAETVWTYADGLAAGHPAVTRHRLGAGSAWYVSTRLGADGLDALIGWAADDARIAPRADLPRDVEVVRRVGESGVFLFVVNHSGAEVKVSLDAHGAELLTGERVAGRLAVPAGAVRVVRLDD, encoded by the coding sequence ATGCCGGAGTCCATACCGGAGTCCAAGCCGGAGACCACCCCCAAGGGCCTCGCACGGCTCGCCTTCGGTGGGGACTACAACCCCGAGCAGTGGCCGGAGTCCGTCTGGCCCGAGGACGTCCGGCTGATGCGCGAGGCCGGCGTCACGATGGTCAGCGTCGGGATCTTCTCCTGGGCGCTGCTCGAACCCTCGCCGGGCACCTACGACTTCGGCTGGCTCGACCGGGTGCTGGACCTGCTGCACGAGAACGGGATACGCGTCGACCTCGGTACGCCGACGGTCGCGCCGCCCGCCTGGTTCTACCGGGCACACCCCGAGGCGCTGCCGGTGGCCGCCGACGGCACCCGGTACGAGTTCGGCTCGCGCGGCGCCATCTGCCACAGCAACCCGCACTACCGCGCCGCCGCCGCGAACATCACCGAGCGGCTGGCGCAGCGGTACGCCGCACATCCCGCGCTCGCCCTGTGGCACGTCCACAACGAGTACGGGGTGCCGGTCTCGGCGTGCTACTGCGAGAACTGCGCGGCGCACTTCCGCCGCTGGCTCACCGAGGCGTACGGCACGGCCGGCCCGGACGGTGCGGTCGCTGCGATCGACGCGGTCAACGAGGCCTGGGGCACGGCCTTCTGGGGCCAGCGGTACGCGGACCTCGACCAGATCAACCCGCCCCGGCGGGCCCCGACCGTCGGCAACCCGGGCCAGGCGCTCGACTACAAGCGGTTCGCCGACGCCACCATGCGCGAGAACTTCGTGGCCGAGCGGGACATCCTGCACCGCCTGGCGCCCGGCATCCCCGTCACCACGAACTTCATGACCGCCCTCAGCCAGTGCGACTCCGTCGACTACTGGGCCTGGGGCCGCGAGGTCGACCTGGTCAGCAACGACCACTACCTGATCACCGACGGCCGCCGTACGCACGTGAACCTGGCGATGGCCGCCGACCTGACCCGTTCCGTGGCGGGCGGCGCCCCCTGGCTGCTGCTCGAACACTCGACGTCCGGCGTCAACTGGCAGACCCGCAACCCCGCCAAGGCGCCGGGCCAGATGGCGCGCAACTCGCTCGCCCATGTGGCCCGGGGCTCCGAAGGCGCGATGTTCTTCCAGTGGCGGCAGTCACGGCGCGGCGCGGAGAAGTTCCACTCGTCGATGCTGCCGCACGCGGGCACCGACTCACGTGTCTGGCGCGAGGTCGTCGAACTCGGCGCGGCCGTCGACGCGTTGAGCGCTGTGCGCGGTACCCGCACGGTCGCTGAGGCGGCCGTCCTGTGGGACTGGCACTCCTGGTGGGCGCAGAACCTCGCCTGGCGGCCGAGTGAGGACCACGACCCGCGCGAGCGCGCCGACGCCTTCTACGAGGCCCTCTACGACCGGCACCTCACCGTCGACTTCGCCCACCCGGAGGCCGACCTGTCGGCCTACCCCCTGGCCGTGGTCCCGGCGCTCTACCTGATGACCGAGGCCGCCGGACAGAACCTCCGGCGGTATGTCGAGGGCGGCGGCACGCTCGTCGTCTCCTACTTCTCCGGCATCGTCGACGAACACGACGCCGTGCACGACGGCGCGTACCCCGGCCCGCTGCGGGACGTGCTCGGCCTGACCGTCGAGGAGTTCTCGCCGCTCCTCGCGGGCGACGTGGTCCGCCTCACCGGTCCCGACGGCTCCGAACTCGCCGGTGACGTGTGGAGCGAGTTCATCGTGCCGCGCGGCGCCGAGACCGTGTGGACGTACGCCGACGGGCTCGCCGCCGGGCATCCCGCGGTCACCCGGCACCGGCTCGGCGCGGGGTCCGCGTGGTACGTGTCCACGCGGCTCGGGGCCGACGGGCTCGACGCGCTGATCGGGTGGGCGGCGGACGACGCGCGGATCGCTCCGCGGGCGGATCTGCCGCGCGATGTCGAAGTGGTGCGGCGGGTGGGGGAGTCGGGGGTGTTCCTCTTCGTGGTGAACCACTCGGGGGCGGAGGTCAAGGTGTCGCTCGACGCGCACGGTGCTGAGTTGCTGACCGGTGAGCGGGTCGCGGGGAGGCTCGCGGTGCCGGCGGGGGCGGTGCGGGTCGTACGCCTCGACGACTGA
- a CDS encoding glycoside hydrolase family 53 protein, whose protein sequence is MFHPRRTSRTLKTLLLPLAATLALTLLPAQSANAATPLTNPGFEANSTGTATPTGWTAHSATGQTAASFTEAGGHSGSYRLSHYSAAAYKVETYQYLSGLTNGTYKLTAWVRSGGGQNSAYLALKNCGSAEQRTDIPVSSSGWLRIVTSVAVTNNRCTISVTSDARAGNWINVDDLTFASGSSALSVKGSDVSSLAKSEAKGGVYKNSSGAPGDALAILRSAGQNYARLKVWVNPADGYNDKTHVLAVAKRVKAQGMKLLVDFHYSDTWADPGAQAKPAAWSGHSYSQLRTDVYHHTYDVLNALKAQGTTADMVQVGNEINGGMLWNEGSTSNWPQLAGLLNSGYDAVKAVSSGTTVAIHLAEGGDLAGTRWWFDNAVSNGVKFDIVGLSYYGYWHGTLADFQTTLDDAASRYGKPVYLAETAYPFRLDSEDATENIIDLASELVPGYAASPAGQTRWMKDVASIVEAVPNGRGLGVFYWESTWTAVTGNGWDPTDPSSGNGWENQALFGYDDRALPAMAWFSHR, encoded by the coding sequence ATGTTCCATCCCAGACGCACCAGCCGCACCCTCAAGACCCTGCTCCTCCCCCTGGCAGCCACCCTCGCCCTGACCCTGCTCCCCGCGCAGAGCGCGAACGCCGCCACGCCCCTCACCAACCCCGGCTTCGAGGCGAACAGCACCGGCACCGCCACCCCGACCGGCTGGACGGCCCACTCGGCCACGGGCCAGACCGCCGCCTCCTTCACCGAGGCGGGCGGCCACAGCGGCAGCTACCGCCTCTCGCACTACTCGGCCGCCGCCTACAAGGTGGAGACCTACCAGTACCTCTCCGGCCTCACCAACGGCACCTACAAGCTCACCGCGTGGGTGCGCTCGGGCGGCGGCCAGAACTCCGCCTATCTCGCGCTCAAGAACTGCGGCAGCGCGGAGCAGCGCACCGACATCCCCGTGTCGTCCAGCGGCTGGCTCCGGATCGTCACCTCCGTAGCGGTGACGAACAACCGGTGCACGATCAGCGTCACCTCCGACGCCAGGGCGGGCAACTGGATCAACGTGGACGACCTGACCTTCGCGTCCGGGTCATCAGCCCTGTCCGTCAAGGGTTCTGACGTGTCGTCACTCGCCAAGAGCGAGGCCAAGGGCGGCGTCTACAAGAACAGTTCAGGCGCACCCGGTGACGCCCTCGCCATCCTCAGGTCCGCCGGGCAGAACTACGCCCGCCTCAAGGTCTGGGTGAACCCCGCCGACGGCTACAACGACAAGACGCACGTCCTCGCCGTCGCCAAGCGCGTCAAGGCACAGGGCATGAAGCTCCTCGTCGACTTCCACTACTCGGACACCTGGGCCGACCCGGGCGCCCAGGCCAAGCCGGCCGCCTGGTCCGGACACTCGTACAGCCAGCTGAGGACGGACGTCTACCACCACACGTACGACGTGCTGAACGCCCTGAAGGCCCAGGGCACCACGGCCGACATGGTGCAGGTCGGCAACGAGATCAACGGCGGCATGCTGTGGAACGAGGGCTCCACCTCGAACTGGCCGCAGCTCGCCGGACTGCTCAACTCGGGCTACGACGCGGTCAAGGCGGTCAGCTCCGGTACGACCGTGGCGATCCACCTCGCCGAGGGCGGCGATCTGGCCGGCACCCGCTGGTGGTTCGACAACGCGGTGTCCAACGGCGTGAAGTTCGACATCGTCGGCCTGTCCTACTACGGCTACTGGCACGGCACGCTCGCCGACTTCCAGACGACCCTGGACGACGCGGCGTCCCGCTACGGCAAGCCCGTGTACCTCGCCGAGACGGCCTACCCCTTCCGGCTGGACAGCGAGGACGCGACCGAGAACATCATCGACCTCGCGAGCGAACTCGTCCCCGGCTACGCCGCCTCGCCGGCGGGCCAGACCCGGTGGATGAAGGATGTCGCGAGCATCGTGGAGGCCGTCCCGAACGGCCGCGGGCTCGGCGTCTTCTACTGGGAGTCCACCTGGACCGCGGTGACCGGCAACGGCTGGGACCCGACGGACCCCTCGTCCGGCAACGGCTGGGAGAACCAGGCCCTGTTCGGCTACGACGACAGGGCGCTGCCCGCGATGGCGTGGTTCAGCCACCGCTGA
- a CDS encoding AMP-binding enzyme → MYYPLTVRDFLDRAAHVYPDRVGVGSDGEVLTASNHNLDDEGYLVISDRKAEELTAHCRTRLAGFTTPERIDFVAALPRTATGKLQKFKLREPFRRE, encoded by the coding sequence GTGTACTACCCGCTGACCGTCCGTGACTTCCTGGACCGCGCGGCCCATGTCTACCCGGACCGCGTCGGCGTCGGCTCGGACGGGGAGGTGCTGACCGCGTCCAACCACAACCTCGACGACGAGGGGTACTTGGTGATCTCCGACCGCAAGGCCGAGGAGTTGACGGCCCACTGCCGTACGCGGCTCGCCGGTTTCACGACACCCGAACGGATCGACTTCGTGGCGGCGCTGCCGCGCACGGCCACCGGGAAGCTGCAGAAGTTCAAGCTGCGGGAGCCGTTCCGGCGGGAGTGA
- a CDS encoding nuclear transport factor 2 family protein: protein MTHPFRKAVEDGDHAAVVDLLSEDVVFTSPVVFKPYAGKAITSAILGAVIEVFEDFHYVREIADPGGRDLVLVFEARVGDRALQGCDILHFGEDGRIDDLTVMVRPLSAAQALQAAMAARFDAIAEKAPGAA from the coding sequence ATGACGCACCCCTTCCGCAAGGCGGTCGAGGACGGCGACCACGCGGCCGTCGTCGACCTGCTCTCCGAGGACGTCGTGTTCACCAGCCCGGTGGTCTTCAAGCCGTACGCCGGAAAGGCGATCACCTCCGCGATCCTGGGCGCCGTCATCGAGGTGTTCGAGGACTTCCACTACGTCCGGGAGATCGCGGACCCCGGCGGCCGTGACCTCGTCCTCGTCTTCGAGGCGCGAGTGGGGGACCGGGCCCTGCAGGGCTGCGACATCCTGCACTTCGGCGAGGACGGCCGTATCGACGACCTCACCGTCATGGTCCGGCCCCTGTCGGCCGCCCAGGCGCTCCAGGCGGCGATGGCGGCCCGCTTCGACGCCATCGCCGAGAAGGCGCCGGGCGCCGCCTGA
- the crcB gene encoding fluoride efflux transporter CrcB, whose translation MTSPRPKTLDETASPGAPARRASVWRGQGPAVAVVAMGGAAGASARYGAALLWPAQPGGFPWTTFWVNAAGCFAMGVLMVLITEVWVPHRLVRPFFGTGVLGGFTTFSTYAVDIQRLMAEGHPRTALAYLAATFVAALAAVWTAVASTRLVWARWNAGRGTS comes from the coding sequence ATGACCAGCCCCCGGCCGAAGACGCTGGACGAAACGGCGTCACCCGGTGCGCCCGCCCGGCGCGCGTCCGTCTGGCGTGGGCAGGGGCCGGCCGTGGCGGTGGTCGCGATGGGCGGCGCGGCCGGCGCGTCGGCGCGCTACGGGGCGGCGCTGCTCTGGCCCGCGCAGCCCGGCGGCTTCCCGTGGACCACGTTCTGGGTCAATGCCGCCGGATGCTTCGCGATGGGCGTCCTCATGGTTCTGATCACCGAGGTGTGGGTGCCTCACCGGCTGGTCCGCCCCTTCTTCGGCACCGGGGTGCTGGGCGGTTTCACCACCTTCTCGACCTATGCCGTCGACATCCAGCGGCTGATGGCCGAGGGCCACCCCCGGACCGCCCTCGCCTACCTCGCGGCCACGTTCGTCGCGGCCCTCGCGGCGGTCTGGACGGCCGTGGCCTCGACGCGCCTGGTGTGGGCCCGGTGGAACGCGGGACGGGGGACCTCATGA
- the crcB gene encoding fluoride efflux transporter CrcB: protein MSWLLVIVGGMVGAPLRYLTDRAVQSRHDSAFPWGTFTANVVGCLVLGTLTGAATAGAVSSHLQLLLGTGLCGALTTYSTFSYETLRLAESGARLHAAANVVASVTAGLGAAFVGVAVAGSIWA from the coding sequence ATGAGCTGGCTGCTGGTGATCGTCGGCGGCATGGTCGGCGCGCCCCTGCGTTACCTCACCGACCGCGCGGTGCAGTCCCGGCACGACTCGGCCTTCCCCTGGGGCACCTTCACCGCGAACGTCGTCGGCTGCCTGGTCCTGGGCACCCTCACCGGCGCGGCCACGGCTGGAGCGGTCTCCTCGCACCTCCAGCTCCTCCTCGGTACGGGCCTGTGCGGGGCGCTCACCACGTACTCGACGTTCTCGTACGAGACGCTGCGGCTGGCCGAGAGCGGCGCTCGTCTCCACGCCGCCGCCAACGTGGTCGCGAGCGTGACCGCGGGGCTCGGGGCGGCTTTCGTGGGGGTCGCGGTGGCCGGGTCGATCTGGGCCTAG
- a CDS encoding IS630 family transposase: MTEQERSRSSPGQDRAAGRLRWEPVAELWAFDESGPAEWTLDSLAAAARAERIEVGRLQVRRILFRRGRALAPHPVLDAVEGPGLRPKRTRIIGLYTHPPDDATVICADELGPVIPRTFPPAPAWSPDGRRIKAELDYSRGPEKTWVYGALRVRDGQQITMTASSRNSVFYQRFLQQVEDANPTGEIWIVTDNLSSHNSLSTRTWLEEHPRIHHSFIPVGACWLNLQEGWWRIFRKAALAGRSFANPDDIAQATTLATDQLNSRARPWVWGRAAPPTRSLRRRYVYLL; encoded by the coding sequence ATCACCGAGCAGGAACGATCCCGATCATCTCCTGGTCAAGACCGTGCCGCCGGGCGACTGCGGTGGGAACCCGTCGCAGAACTGTGGGCCTTCGACGAGTCCGGGCCGGCCGAGTGGACACTGGATTCTCTGGCCGCGGCCGCGCGGGCCGAGAGGATCGAGGTAGGCCGCCTACAGGTGCGCCGTATCCTGTTTCGCCGAGGGCGTGCGCTGGCGCCGCACCCGGTCCTGGACGCGGTCGAAGGACCCGGACTTCGTCCCAAAAGGACAAGGATCATCGGCCTCTACACCCACCCGCCCGACGACGCGACGGTGATCTGCGCCGACGAGCTGGGGCCAGTGATCCCCCGGACCTTCCCGCCCGCACCCGCCTGGTCACCCGACGGACGCCGGATCAAAGCCGAGCTCGATTACAGCCGTGGGCCCGAGAAAACCTGGGTCTACGGGGCTTTACGCGTCCGGGACGGCCAGCAGATCACCATGACCGCTTCCTCCCGTAACAGCGTCTTCTACCAGCGGTTTCTGCAACAGGTCGAGGACGCCAACCCGACCGGGGAGATCTGGATCGTCACCGACAACTTGTCCAGCCACAACAGCCTGTCCACCCGGACCTGGCTCGAGGAACATCCCCGCATCCACCACTCTTTCATCCCCGTCGGCGCGTGCTGGCTCAACCTCCAGGAAGGCTGGTGGCGCATCTTCCGCAAGGCCGCCCTCGCCGGCCGGTCGTTCGCCAACCCCGACGACATCGCCCAGGCCACGACCCTCGCAACCGACCAACTCAACTCCCGTGCACGTCCCTGGGTTTGGGGCAGAGCGGCACCACCAACCCGCTCTCTACGACGCCGCTATGTGTACCTTCTTTGA
- a CDS encoding transposase, translating to MSRTQGKVAHPEDAEPHRPAYGGLGPPPLARYRTPPRAVRALAAEVGAEQFTEVTWRQGTKGAMTSRFTVLTVRPAGKQSLAAAQEAGGGRNRWDGVLPTQTLLVEWPHGQDAPTDYWISNLPAATPAADLVRWAKMRWRIEHDYRELKHGLGLDHFEGRTWRGWHHHVTLVTAAQAFLTLRRLDPKAEAPARASTRPSTHSKTC from the coding sequence GTGTCGCGCACACAAGGCAAAGTCGCTCACCCGGAGGATGCCGAGCCGCACCGGCCCGCTTACGGCGGGCTCGGGCCGCCTCCTCTTGCCCGCTATCGCACTCCGCCGCGAGCCGTCCGCGCCCTCGCGGCGGAGGTGGGTGCCGAACAGTTCACCGAGGTGACCTGGCGGCAGGGCACCAAGGGCGCGATGACCTCGCGGTTCACGGTGCTGACGGTGCGGCCCGCGGGCAAGCAGTCCCTGGCGGCCGCTCAGGAAGCGGGCGGCGGCCGCAACCGGTGGGACGGTGTCCTGCCCACCCAGACCCTTCTGGTCGAATGGCCGCACGGCCAGGACGCCCCGACGGACTACTGGATATCGAACCTGCCTGCCGCCACTCCGGCAGCTGACCTGGTGCGGTGGGCGAAGATGCGCTGGCGGATCGAGCACGACTACCGCGAGCTCAAGCACGGGTTGGGCCTGGACCACTTCGAGGGCCGCACCTGGCGCGGCTGGCACCACCACGTCACCCTCGTCACCGCTGCCCAGGCTTTCCTCACCCTTCGCAGGCTCGACCCAAAAGCCGAGGCACCAGCCCGAGCCTCTACCAGACCCTCGACGCACTCCAAGACCTGCTGA
- a CDS encoding transposase, whose translation MIPRTFPPAPAWSPDGRRIKAELDYSRGPEKTWVYGALRVRDGQQITMTASSRNSVFYQRFLQQVEDANPTGEIWIVTDNLSSHNSLSTRTWLEEHPRIHHSFIPVGACWLNLQEGWWRIFRKAALAGRSFANPDDIAQATTLATDQLNSRARPWVWGRAAPPTRSLRRRYVYLL comes from the coding sequence GTGATCCCCCGGACCTTCCCGCCCGCACCCGCCTGGTCACCCGACGGACGCCGGATCAAAGCCGAGCTCGATTACAGCCGTGGGCCCGAGAAAACCTGGGTCTACGGGGCTTTACGCGTCCGGGACGGCCAGCAGATCACCATGACCGCTTCCTCCCGTAACAGCGTCTTCTACCAGCGGTTTCTGCAACAGGTCGAGGACGCCAACCCGACCGGGGAGATCTGGATCGTCACCGACAACTTGTCCAGCCACAACAGCCTGTCCACCCGGACCTGGCTCGAGGAACATCCCCGCATCCACCACTCTTTCATCCCCGTCGGCGCGTGCTGGCTCAACCTCCAGGAAGGCTGGTGGCGCATCTTCCGCAAGGCCGCCCTCGCCGGCCGGTCGTTCGCCAACCCCGACGACATCGCCCAGGCCACGACCCTCGCAACCGACCAACTCAACTCCCGTGCACGTCCCTGGGTTTGGGGCAGAGCGGCACCACCAACCCGCTCTCTACGACGCCGCTATGTGTACCTTCTTTGA
- a CDS encoding FadR/GntR family transcriptional regulator, with the protein MEAVLGHLRGAIEGGEYAVGDKLPSEAELCRRLEVSRPVLREALRALQTMGLTVSRTGKGTFVVSAGPVEDPTFGDYTASDLMEVRRHVEIPVAGYAAVRRTPEDLDHLAHLLDRMERERDTTAWVAMDTLFHLAVAQAAQNPVFRRVIEEIRDALARQSAFLTELGGRREQSNREHRAIVEALVDGSAADATDAMAHHLDRVGTTLTAIVRPERTDPAGTPTEGGTHA; encoded by the coding sequence ATGGAAGCCGTGCTCGGGCATCTTCGCGGTGCCATCGAAGGCGGTGAGTACGCCGTGGGGGACAAGCTGCCCTCCGAGGCGGAGCTGTGCCGGCGGCTGGAGGTCAGCAGGCCCGTGCTGCGGGAGGCCCTGCGCGCCCTGCAGACCATGGGGCTCACCGTGTCACGGACCGGCAAGGGCACGTTCGTCGTGTCGGCGGGCCCCGTCGAGGACCCCACCTTCGGCGACTACACGGCCAGCGACCTGATGGAGGTCCGCCGGCACGTCGAGATCCCGGTGGCCGGATACGCGGCGGTCCGCCGGACCCCCGAGGACCTCGACCACCTGGCCCACCTGCTCGACCGGATGGAGCGCGAGCGGGACACCACCGCGTGGGTCGCCATGGACACGCTCTTCCACCTCGCCGTGGCCCAGGCCGCCCAGAACCCGGTCTTCCGCCGCGTGATCGAGGAGATCCGGGACGCGCTGGCCCGTCAGTCGGCGTTCCTCACCGAACTCGGCGGCCGTCGCGAACAGTCCAACCGTGAACACCGCGCCATCGTCGAGGCCCTCGTCGACGGCAGCGCGGCCGACGCGACCGACGCCATGGCGCACCACCTCGACCGCGTCGGGACGACCCTCACCGCGATCGTGCGCCCCGAGCGCACCGACCCCGCGGGCACCCCCACAGAAGGCGGAACACACGCGTGA